The Pseudanabaena sp. ABRG5-3 genome includes the window TACAACTAAATTGGCCCGTACTTGAAATTGCGATAGAACCTGAATATGGCAATCGGTAAGCCCAGCGCTATGAATATCGTTGACTGCCTGAATTCGTCCTTCATGATAGGCTTCGGCATATTTTTCACCGAAGCAATGATCATGGATTTTGATCGCGATCGCTGAGGTAAAACTGGGTAAGACCGACTCGGCAACAAACTCACCATCATTAAATTGGGAATCAGGATAGAACTGAAAGATTCCTACTCGATCCGCATTCAGAAAATTTCTAATTTCCTTAACCGCAGTCTCAAAAACGGTTGGGAGATCGAGGGTTTGTCTAATTTTTTGCGTGATTTCACGCAAAATAAATTCGCGTTCTGTTTGCTGATGAATGATGATTTCTGCTTGTTTGCGTTCAGCAATATCTGTAATTGTGCCGATCGCTCTTAAGACATTACCACTATCGTCTTGGACTGCTTGCCCCCGTGACAAAAACCAATGGGGCATACCATGCACATCAAGCAGTCGATGTTCACAGGAAAATTCAGTGGTTTTGCCTTCTAAATGATTCTCTAACGAAGACTGAAATAAATCGCGATCGCTACTGTAAATATAGTCTAGCCAGAGTTTAAAGCGACAGTAACTAGGAATCTCAGGATTATCATAGCCTAGCCAATCCTGAATCCCCAACTCGATCACAAATGTATCGGTCTGGATATCCCAATCCCATACCCATACTTTCGCGGCTTGGGTGGCTAATTCATAACGTTGGGCAACTTCAGCATATTTGCTCTCTGCAATCGCCAACTCCATTTGTTTATAGTCTTTGAGCTGATCAAATACTGATGCAAAGGTGGAGCCTAAAAATCCAATTTCATTAGCAGGTAAATCGGGTAAGCAAAATTCTTCCTGTTGTTCACTATTAGTGACAGATAGCTGCATTTTTTGCAAAGGTAGGAGAACTAGTTTACGGATCAGCCAGCCCATAAATGCCAACATCAGCCCAGTACTAACTGTGATCACCAAAATCGATGACAGGGTATTTTGGAGTAAATCCTGCTCCATTTTTTGGAGATCCATAACGGCGATCGCCACACCACGATATTGATTATTCTCTGAAGATTTATTTTCTACTTTTTGAAACAACGTACTGCTAAAAGGCAAAAACTGAACGATGACTGGTTTACCATGCAGATCTGTCCGAATATTTACTTTCTTGCCATTCTGAGATGCTTGTTTAAAATATGGGACAAGCGTGGGATAAATATCTGCATAGGTACTAGCTTGATTACTATCAATAACATGGCTGTGGGCAAGCACAATCCCATCAGGACCAACGATTGATATTTCGATTACTGTGGGCAGGGTCGCATAGTTTTGGACAATCCGATCTAAGAGAAACTTTTCTTTATCCTCAATCAATCCCTCCGAAGCAAATTCTAAGCCTTGTGTAATTGCTGTTGCCCTTTGATGTACTTGCTCCTCCAAATTGGCTCTTAAAGAAGTATAGATAATCGATAGCGCTGTAACTCCTATTACTACAAGGGAAGTTCCAAACCCAATTAACAACTGGTTAGAAAGTTTATGTTTAGGAAATTGCATCAGCTTTTTCATACTTACTCATAATTATAAAGTAGGAGTTGGCAAGGGCAGATTTACAACTCTCTAATACCAATTCACGAAAGTATGACAACAATTTTGTGAATTAGACATCAAAACCAGTAAGGGTTTTCCAAACTAAAAATGGCGAAGCCATTTTTAGTTTGGGTATAACTTTAAGGAAATTGATTTTGGGTTTACGCATCAATTGCATCTGATTTAGCTAATGGGTAAACTTTTACGTTGCTATTGCCAGTTTTTACTGGCTTTAGTAACTGCACTAGCATTAATTTCGACATCTTCTCGAATATTGCGCCCATGACGGGGATCGGCCAGTAGTAATTGCCGAGTCTGTTGGTAGGCTTCTTTCAACCGTCCACCCTCAAACATGCGGCGATTCATCGCAAGGTCGCCTTTTTTCAGCCCTTTGTAATCTATAGCAAAAGCTTCGGTGGTCATTTTAAGTTGTTTAGCAACAGAGGCAAAAACTTCTTGGGGTTTAGTTTCGACAGCTTTCATCACTTCAAACCAAGTCTCGATAAAGCTAACTAGCTCATCTTGTTTGGTAGTAACAATGCTAGAACGAGTTGCCACTCCATCAATGACTACGCTATCTACATCCGCAGTCGTATGAATTACCTTACCTCCAACATTTTTAGCTGCATCTGTCATGAGAGGTTCCCATAGAGTCGATGCACTAATCTCACCTTTTTTGAGCATATTTGCGCCACGCTCGTTGATGACATCTACAATTTCGACATCCTCTGGCTTTAATTGATTTGCCTTAAGAGCTTCGAGGAGCACCAAGTGCGAAACCGTGCTGAGTTTTGCACTGACTTTCTTACCTTTTAAATCTTTCACAGATTTAATTTTAGGAGCGGCGGCAATGCCATCGGAACCAGCAGAAATATCGACAACCATTACAAACACAGGCTTTTCTTCAGCAGAATCCACCTGCATCACTTCTGGTAAGGGAACAAAACTCACATCCTGTGCCCCCCTCATTGTGGCGCGAATATTGTCTTGTTGATTGATAAAACGGATAAACTCTACATCTAAGCCATGCTTACGAAACAATCCTGCTTCTTTGGCATACAAGGCAATTTGATAACCTGGCCAGCTATTGAGACCGACCTTAAATGGTTTTAGTGTACTTTCATTACTGAAGCTACAAGCTTTGATAGCGATCGCAGTTAAGCAAGTACATAAAATTAGTGCAAAAACCTTTAAAAATTTAGACTTCATAGGACTGTGATCATAGTGAATGAAATAACAAATATCGATCAAATGTCAGTTTAAAAATAGCGCTAATATTTATAAATTTGTCGTTTTTTAACAAGATATAATTAATTTTGAAAATATGCCCCGTCACATTTTCAAAATTACTGTCATCGTCAGTGAGAGATGGATAGACCTAAACATTACCTTCTTTGCAATGAAAGATCCATTTTTAGTTTCTCCTAAAATGCAGTAAATCTTTCCGCTAAATTAGAAGAACTTAAATATATCTTTAGCATTGGTTATTTCTATTGTATAGCAATGTAAGAGATAGCTAGGACAAATCAAAACCCAAATAAATGAAGGGGGAGCATCTCACTTTGGCGTAGTCCAAATTTTCCTAAGCCTAGAACAAGGGGCTTAAGCCCCTTGTCTTTGCCAAATGTTCCAAAGTGAGATGCTCCCAATGAAGGCGGCACTTCGTGCCGCCTTCATTTATTTAGAACAAATCACAAACCCAGAAGCGAGTGACGGCACTTCTGGGTTTGTGAAATTGTAAGATTGGCGACAGCTATATGTCTAACAATGCTTGAATTTTTTGGGACAAAACTTTGAGGCGCACAGGCTTAGCTAGATATTCATTAGCACCTGCCTCTAGACATTTCTCGCGATCGCCTGTCATCGCTAAAGCCGTCATCGCAATGATCGGAATATTCTCTAAATTTGGATTGTTGCGAATTTGCTTAGTTGCCTCAAGTCCATCTAGTTCAGGCATTTGAATATCCATCAAAATCAAATCAGGCTGATGGGTTTGCGATAGGGCGATCGCCTCCAATCCATTTTTAGCGATGAGTACCCGATAGCCATCGGCTTCTAAGTAGTTAGATACACTATAGATATTAGCTTCATTGTCCTCCGCCAATAAAACAAGAGGAACTTGATCGATATCATGGGGTGTAGCGGTATTAACTAAGGCAGTTTCAGAGATGGATGGCTCTCTTACTATAGGAGGAGTACGGAAATAAGTCACACAGGGTAACTCAATGGCGACACAACTACCTACACCAAGTTCGCTAGTGATCTCGACCTTGCCTCCATGAAGTTCGACAATTCGCTTGACTAAAACCAGTCCCAATCCTGTGCCTTCATAGCGACGATTTAAAGCGCTATCAATTTGCACAAAGGGTTGAAATAGCCTATTGATATTTTCTGGCGAAATGCCGATACCTGTATCCATCACAGCAATTTGGATGAATGTTTGGGGGATACGATCACTAGAATCTGGAACGAGATCGATGCGTTGAGCTTTGAGGGTGATGGAACCTCCCTCTGGTGTAAATTTGACCGCATTGTTGAGTAAGTTAATTAAAACTTGTCGAACGCGCCGTTCATCAACGAAGAGTTCGGGTAGGTGTAGTGGTAGTTGGATCTCTAACTGGATATTCTTTTTTGCAGCCTGTTGCTTGATAAAAAGCAAACTGGATTGGACAAGATTTTTGATCGTAACTGGGGCGCAATTCAGTTCGATCTGCCCTGCTTCAATTTTGGCTAAATCCAGAACTTCGTTGATTAACTCAAGTAAATGCAATCCACTCCGTTCAATAGTCTGTAAAGCCTTGATTTGACGCTCATTAACCATGCCATAGGTATGTTCCTGTAGCCCTTCTGCCATGCCGAGAATGGCATTGAGAGGAGTACGCAGTTCATGGCTCATATTGGCAAGAAATTCATCCTTAAGGCGCGTGGCGCGAAGGAGTTCTTCATTGGTTTGCTGCAATGCGGCAGTGCGTTCCTCCACCTTGGCTTCTAGCTCTTGGTTGAGCTGTTGTTGTTGTTGCTCAGCGCGCTTGCGATCAGTGATATCCCGAATAATAATTAGGACTTCCTGTTGATTGAGAGGAGCGATACGCACTTCTTCATGGAGCAGTTGCCCATCAAAATCAAAGCCCTGCTCGTAGATCTGCAAACTATTGCTAGCGATCGCTTTTCTTGCATAATCAAGACGCTGTTCCGCCATCTCAGGCGACAAAATGCTGTAGACTTCAGGTTGATCAGGTGTGCGACATGGCTCTTTAACCTGCACATTCTTGCCTCCTGACATCTGAAGATAATGCCCTTGCAAGTCCATTTTGATCAATAGATCAGGCATTGTCTCTACAATGACCCGATTCGTTAATTCACTTTGCTGAAGGGCGATTTCTGCCTGCTTGCGATCGCTAATGTCACGAACCATAAATAGGACTTCATCTTCACCACTTTTGACGACCCTGACCTCCTCATATTGCAGGCGATCGCCGACTTGTAATTGTTGTTCGTAAATTTGTAAGTTACCTGTGTCTAGGGCTTGGTGCAAATAGTAAAGCTGGCGATCGGCAAGATCGGCAGGTAAAACGCTAGCCATCGACAAACCTGTAATGTCAATATCCTGTGCAAGCATCGCAAAATCACGGGCTGGCGCAAAAAACTCACGATAAATTCCATCAGCCCCCACGCGAAACATGAGATCAGGAATAGCCGATAATACAGCTCGACTTTGGGATTCGCTCTCAGCTAATGCAAGTTCTGCCTTTTGTCGTTCATAGAGAGCGGCTTTCTGGTCGCTAATGTTTCGTACCAGTGCCACAACCTCATTCTTTCCATAGGGAACAATGCGAACCTCCTCAATTTGGGCTTTACCATCAATAGATAGATTCTGCTCATAAATCTGGATAGAATTTGTTTCTAGTGCTAGTTGGATAAATTCCATTCGTTTTTGGGCTGCGCTAGCTGGCAGAGTCTCAGACACGTAGGTTCCCACAATTTTATCTAAATTCCCAATCACAGGAAAATTGGGACTGGCAACAAATTCAAGGTAAACACCATCCCGATTGATCCGCATAATTAAGTCAGGAATGGCATCAATTAGAGCGCGATAATGGGCTTCACTTTTTTGTAAGGCTATCTCTGATTTCTCTAGCTGCAATAATTGATCTTGCAGTTTTTGGTAATTAATTGCTTGCTCAAGGGCGATCGCATGACTGATATATCTGGTAAATAATGCCGCGATCATAATTGATAGGAGCAAACTCACGATCACTATTTGAATACGGAGTACCTTCGCTTGGGATAATGCAAGATCAACCTCTATTTCCTGCTGTTCTAAAACTTCTGTATAGGGAACTAGGCGCTCAGAGAAATTAATAAATTCGGCAAAATTCTCATTTTCAAATATTTGTTCTAAACGCGATTCAGCTATTACTACAGTGTTGGATGATTTAGCAAGCGATTCTAATTGTCCAATGCGCTTTATTGTATCTTGCTGAAACTTTCTAACTAATCCCTCATACTCATTTAAGAGAGGATTGAGTCCTACTATTCTTGAACTTTTTCCTGAAGAGTGATAACTTTCCAAAAGCGTAAGCACTTTTTGAATATGCTCCAATAATTTGCTGCTTTCTTGATGGAATCCCTCTAGACTATTGATTTTTAGTGATGCTTTTTGCGTGGGGCGATTATTTAAAATACTGATTTTGAGTGCATCAATAAACCGCCGTTCTTGTGACGTGGCTTGACTTTTTTGTAGTGCTTCTTGATGATAATAATTTCCCAGCAAAAAACCACTCGTCGAACCTAAGAAAGTCATACTTAGGGCGATCGCATATCCATAAACTATTTTTTTGCTTATATACATAATGAGCAAAGCCTATTCATCTAAGCTTACGCTAATAGTTGCTGAATTAATGTGTGCAACTGTTTTAATTTTACTGGTTTTGTAATGTAATCATTGGCTCCTGCTTCTAGACATTTTTCGCGATCGCCCGACATAGCTAGAGCTGTCAGGGCAATAATCGGAATATTTGCCAAATTAGGATCTCGGCGAATTTGCTTAGTTGCTTCTAACCCATCCATCACTGGCATTTGAATATCCATCAAAATTAAGTTGGGATGATGGTTTGTGGTCATAGTGATCGCTTCTAGCCCATCTCTAGCTAACAGTAAATGATAACCCTTAGCTTCAAGATAATTAGAAATAGTATTGATATTAGCCTCATTATCCTCTACTACTAAAATTAATGGTGCTAATTTAGGTGTTATTTCCACAATACCTAAATCAGCTTGAGGATATACTTCGGCTATAGACTCTAATTGGGGTTTATTATAGGGAATGACAAAGTCAAAGCAACTACCCCGATCCACTTCACTAGTTAGCTGCATCCTACCTCCATGAAGTTCTACGATTCGCTTAGCTAGGGCAAGCCCTAAGCCTGTTCCTGCATATTTACGGTTGAGAGCGCTGTCAACTTGGACAAAGGGTTGAAACAGTTTAGAAATTTTTTCAGGGGAAATGCCAATACCCGTATCAGTTATGGAAAACTGAACCCAAGCATCTAGCTCAGCACTTACTTGATCTTCCTGTGTATTTACTTCCAAGGTAACTTTTCCACCTTGGGGAGTAAATTTCACTGCATTATTAAGTAAGTTGATTAACACTTGGCGAATTCGTCGTTCATCAACTAGGATCTTAGAAGATAGCGGAGGGATTGAAACTTCTATCTGAATCCGTTTTTGGATAGCTTGCTGTCTAATAAAAGCCAAACTGGAATGACAAAGATCGCTAATTACAACTGGGGTATATTTCAGTTCAATCTGTCCTACTTCAATTTTAGCGACATCGAGAATATCGTTAATTAATTCCAGCAGATGATTACCACTACTTTCAACAGTCTGTAATGCTTGGATCTGCTGGTCATTCATTGAGCCAAATACTTGTTCTTGCAAACTTTCCGTCATTCCCAAAATTGCATTTAGGGGAGTGCGGAGTTCATGGCTCATCGTGGCTAAAAATTCATCTTTAAGCTGAGTAGCCCGAAGTAGTTCGGCATTAGTTTTCTCTAGTTTCTGCTCATATTCTTTTTGAACACGCATATCACGCATAATCGTAGAGAAAAACTCCACCTCACCTTGGGGCGATTTATGGGCAATCAGTAACTGAGACACAGGAATTTCTCTGCCCTCAGTATCTAGCAATGCTGTTTCTCCCATCCAGCTACCTTGGGCGATCGCTGTAGGTACAGCTTGCTGATCTAGTAAATCAACTACCCACTGAGGATGATAATCCATTGGCATTTGTTGAGTTAATTGGTCATCACAAAGTTCTCGAAGCTTTTTGAGCGCCGTGTTAATCCAAATGGTTTTACCTGATAAGTCAGCAATGAGAATGTAATCTGTTGAGGCTTCTAGCATGACCCGCAAGCGATTTTGCGACTGTTCTAGTTGTTTGCGGTCTGTAATATCCTGAGCCGTACCAATAGTTTGTTTGACTTTACCCTCAGCATCACGACTAAAGACCGAATCACGGCTATAGAGCCAACACCAATCACCATTAGCATGTCTCATGCGATATTCTGTGTCAATAATTTCGCCATCCTTAGCTGCTCTGATTTTTTCGTAGTAATTAGGTAAAGCAACTTGCAAATCGTCAGGATGCATTAATTCTAGGGTAAAGTTTACTCCCATCGCTTGTACTTCTTCGGGAGAATAGCCTAGAATCGAAAAAATTTCGCGATTGGTATAAACATTGCGTTGTTCTTGAATGTCATATAGATAAAGAATATTCGGTGAGGCATCGGCAATTTGTTGAATAAAGCGCTGACTTTCCTTGAGAGCTAATTCTGCTTGTTTGCGATCGCGAATATCCACCATCGTTGTCCGACCATACAAATAGTTACCATGCTCATCTTTAACGGCAGTTGCATTAATCATGACGGGGAGAATTGTTCCATCCTTGCAAATCATGTCAAGTTCCACATTTTTGATCGTTCCCTGTTCTAGGAAAACCTGATAATTCTTAAAGAAAGCTTGGCAACTATCTTCCGTCAAGAATTTAATCAGGGGTTGCCCAATCATTTCCTCGCGTTGATATCCTAACCACTGTAGCTCAGTCTCATTAACACGGACATATCGCCCGTTAGGATCAAGGGAATGGTAACCACAGGGCGCATTATTGTAGAGATCTTCTACTTCAGCGGTATATTGCGCTAAGATTTTTTCCGCCTCTTTGCGATCGCTAATATCCATAACGATACAAATAGTTTGGTCTTCTATATCAGGAAGGAGAGCCGCACCTATTAGCACCGCAACGCGGCTACCATCCTTACGATAATATTCTTTTTCCCAAGGATTGATCACACCATGTTTTTTGAGATACTCCATTACCAATAAATCATTAGAGGCATGTTCAACGGGAGTGAGATCGTCCCAATGAATTAGATCTGAGAGTAACTCCTCCCTCGTATAGCCGATCATCTCTAAGAAACGATCATTTGCTTCGATAATATGCCCCTGAAAATCAGCAAATAACATCCCCACTACGCTAGATTCAAATACGCGACGGAAGCGGAGTTCACTTTCTCGTAGCTTCATCTCTGCTTGTTTTCGTTTGGTAATATCATAATTGACACCAATCATGCGTAGAGGCTCATTTTGCTCATTGCGCTGAACGATCGCATGGGCTTTGAGAAAGCGAAGGCTAGCATCGGGTAAGACAACCCGAAATTCAGAATTATATTCTTTTTCACCAGCTAAGGCTTGCCGTGAATCTTCTAAAGCGATTGGGATATCTTCAGGATACATACCATTGAGCCATGCCTCTGCACCTGAAAATTCCTCAGGATCAATCCCATATAGTTCGCACATGCGAGCATCCCAAACGAGATTATTATGGATGACATCCCATTCCCAAATCCCCATTTGCGCTGATTGAACTGCCAACTCCAAGCGAGCAGATAAATTTTGAAGTTGAATTTCTGTTTGCTTACGATTGCTAACATCCTGAATTTGAGCTACTAGGTAGAGAGGTTGTTCATGGGAATCTCTGACTATTGAGACACTGACTAAGCCCCAAACAATCTTTCCTTGCTTAGTGCAATATCGCTTTTCAAAGGACTCATTCTGGATTTCACCTCTAATTAGTTTCTTAGCAAGTTCTACACTTTGAGGCAGATCATCTGGATGTGTTATCTCTTGAAATGACAATTGCAGAAGTTCAGCTTCGCTATAGCCCCAAAAATTACAGATTGCCGCATTGACCTTGATAAATCTGCCTTCGGGACATACTAATGACATCCCGATAGCCGTGTTGTTAAAGGCACTACGGAACATCTCTTCACTGACTCGAAGGGATTCCTCTGATTTTTTGCGATCGCTAATATCCGTCAAAATGCCTTGATATCCAATCACGCTTCCTTCAGGATTGAGAATGGATGTAGTGTTGACTTTTACCCATATATAGGAACCATTTTGATGCAGATGGCGAAATTCGGCTTTGGTTGATTTCTGACCAGCTTTAGCATTTTGGATATAATCACATAGTGATGGAAGATCATCCGAATGCACCAGCTCAATCATTGATTTTCCAATCCATTCACTAGGCTCCCAACCAAAGAGATCTTTGAACTGGGGCGATAGATAAGTAAATACGCCATCTTGATCCGCAGACCAAATTAAGTCATTAGCACCTTCCACTAAGCGACGAAACTTTTCTTCACTTGCTGCCAAATCTTCTTCAATACGTTTACGCACCCTAATATCCCTAAAAATTGCTTGAACTACTTGCTCATCCTCTAGTTCAATGATTTTAGCTGTGATATCGACAGGGATCAGGCTGCCATCTTTCCGAACTACCAAAGTTTCGAGATTAGTTGCTGATTCATTTTGGACAATTTGCGTAAAATGTTCTCTTACGGATTCGAGAGATTCAGGTGGATGAATCAAGGACATATGTAGATTTTTGATTTCCTCTCGGCTGTAGCCTAAAAGAATCTCAGCCTGTTGATTGGCGGTAATGCCATAACCATGAATATCTGATAAAAAAATTGCATCACTAGCGCCATCCATCAGAGCACGGTAGCGTTGTTCACTTTTTTGGAGCGCAATTTCAGCCTGTTTGCACGATGTGATATCGGTTAATGTCCCAACATAGCCCACTACATTATTATCACTATCAATTTCCTGCACAACTTGCACATAAAACCAATTAGTACTGCCGTCTGGTCGTAGATGCCGCCCCTCACTATGCACAATTACACGATCCTTGAGATTAGCTTGAGCATAGTCTTGTCTCCATTGAGCAAGTAACTCATCACGATCATCAGGATGTAAAGAGTCCATCCATCCATGCCCCAAAGCGGATTCTTTAGGGCGACCAGTCATTTCACTCCAGCGATCGTTGACATAGGTACAGTGAAATATTTCGTCAAATTTAAAAATAGCAACTGGAGCAGCAGTAGCTAAGATTGAGGACTGGAGATCGCTTGCCTGTCTAGATGATTCTATCTTTCTAATCTCCCTATCCTCCAAAAAACGTTGGGATAGTACATCGGTGAGTCGTTTTTTGTATAATATCCCTACCACGCGATCGCCATCTAACACAGGTAAATGCTGAATATGATGCTGCTGAAATAACAGGATCACAGCTTGCAGATCATCTAATCTCGCCTCTGAGATGGTAATAACGGGTTGACTCATGACCGTCCGTACCGATATTTGATCCAAGGGAATAGACTGAAGACTGACGCGAATAATGTCTCGTTCGGTCACAATCCCCAGCAAGTCATGACTAGCGAGGTAGGGGCAATCTGGCTCACTACGCTGCACCACCAATACACAACTTTCCCCCGTTTCCCCCATCATGGCGATCGCAGATCTCACAGACTGATCCGATGTAATCGTCAAAAAATTACGGGCGATCGCAGATTGTAAATCTTGGGGGATTAAGTGACTTACATTGCTCATAACAGACACCTTGCTCTGATCTAACAATACTGGCGATCGCTATATCTATCGCAATTATCTCATTAACTTTAAATTCCAAATATCAAGAAAAGATTACACCTATAGCAATACAAATTTTGCTGAGGACACAAAACCCAAAAGATGAGTGGCAGCGCTTCGCGCTGCCACTCATCTTTTGGGTTTTGTGTTGTAACAACAAAGCCTTGCTTAGCAAGGCTTTGTTGTTACAAGGATTGACATTTTGGGTGCTGCGACTTAGTAAAGAACTAGATTTTTAGTGGTGCTGCTTTGCCGCGCCACTAAAAATCGTTTCCTTATGCTGTAGTTACAGGCTCCTTAGCCAAAAACTTCTCAAGCTCGGTAATTGCTTCCGCATCAACTTTCTCTTGCATCGGACAGAACTTCGGTCCACACATCGAGCAGAATTCTGCGGTCTTGTAAATATCCGCAGGCAAGGTCTCGTCATGATATTCCTTAGCCCGTTCGGGATCGAGGGATAGCTCAAACTGCTTGTTCCAATCAAAGTTGTAACGTGCAGTTGATAACTCATCATCGCGATCGCGAGCATTAGGACGATGACGCGCAATATCAGCAGCATGAGCCGCAATCTTATAAGCGATCAAGCCATTACGCACATCTTCGGCATTGGGCAAGCCAAGGTGTTCTTTTGGTGTGACATAACAAAGCATCGCCGTACCATACCAACCCGCCATCGCTGCACCGATCGCCGAAGTGATGTGATCATAACCGGGGGCAATGTCTGTAACCAAAGGTCCAAGCACATAGAAAGGAGCTTCGGAGCATTCTTCCATCTGCTTACGCACATTGAACTCGATCTGATCCATTGGCACATGTCCTGGACCTTCCACCATGACTTGAATATCATGTTCCCAAGCGCGACGAGTTAACTGTCCGAGGGTTTTCAACTCTGCAAGCTGAGCAGCATCAGATGCGTCATGTAAACATCCGGGGCGGAGAGAATCACCTAAGCTAAAGGAA containing:
- a CDS encoding ABC transporter substrate-binding protein; the encoded protein is MKSKFLKVFALILCTCLTAIAIKACSFSNESTLKPFKVGLNSWPGYQIALYAKEAGLFRKHGLDVEFIRFINQQDNIRATMRGAQDVSFVPLPEVMQVDSAEEKPVFVMVVDISAGSDGIAAAPKIKSVKDLKGKKVSAKLSTVSHLVLLEALKANQLKPEDVEIVDVINERGANMLKKGEISASTLWEPLMTDAAKNVGGKVIHTTADVDSVVIDGVATRSSIVTTKQDELVSFIETWFEVMKAVETKPQEVFASVAKQLKMTTEAFAIDYKGLKKGDLAMNRRMFEGGRLKEAYQQTRQLLLADPRHGRNIREDVEINASAVTKASKNWQ
- a CDS encoding response regulator, with the protein product MYISKKIVYGYAIALSMTFLGSTSGFLLGNYYHQEALQKSQATSQERRFIDALKISILNNRPTQKASLKINSLEGFHQESSKLLEHIQKVLTLLESYHSSGKSSRIVGLNPLLNEYEGLVRKFQQDTIKRIGQLESLAKSSNTVVIAESRLEQIFENENFAEFINFSERLVPYTEVLEQQEIEVDLALSQAKVLRIQIVIVSLLLSIMIAALFTRYISHAIALEQAINYQKLQDQLLQLEKSEIALQKSEAHYRALIDAIPDLIMRINRDGVYLEFVASPNFPVIGNLDKIVGTYVSETLPASAAQKRMEFIQLALETNSIQIYEQNLSIDGKAQIEEVRIVPYGKNEVVALVRNISDQKAALYERQKAELALAESESQSRAVLSAIPDLMFRVGADGIYREFFAPARDFAMLAQDIDITGLSMASVLPADLADRQLYYLHQALDTGNLQIYEQQLQVGDRLQYEEVRVVKSGEDEVLFMVRDISDRKQAEIALQQSELTNRVIVETMPDLLIKMDLQGHYLQMSGGKNVQVKEPCRTPDQPEVYSILSPEMAEQRLDYARKAIASNSLQIYEQGFDFDGQLLHEEVRIAPLNQQEVLIIIRDITDRKRAEQQQQQLNQELEAKVEERTAALQQTNEELLRATRLKDEFLANMSHELRTPLNAILGMAEGLQEHTYGMVNERQIKALQTIERSGLHLLELINEVLDLAKIEAGQIELNCAPVTIKNLVQSSLLFIKQQAAKKNIQLEIQLPLHLPELFVDERRVRQVLINLLNNAVKFTPEGGSITLKAQRIDLVPDSSDRIPQTFIQIAVMDTGIGISPENINRLFQPFVQIDSALNRRYEGTGLGLVLVKRIVELHGGKVEITSELGVGSCVAIELPCVTYFRTPPIVREPSISETALVNTATPHDIDQVPLVLLAEDNEANIYSVSNYLEADGYRVLIAKNGLEAIALSQTHQPDLILMDIQMPELDGLEATKQIRNNPNLENIPIIAMTALAMTGDREKCLEAGANEYLAKPVRLKVLSQKIQALLDI
- a CDS encoding ATP-binding protein, with product MKKLMQFPKHKLSNQLLIGFGTSLVVIGVTALSIIYTSLRANLEEQVHQRATAITQGLEFASEGLIEDKEKFLLDRIVQNYATLPTVIEISIVGPDGIVLAHSHVIDSNQASTYADIYPTLVPYFKQASQNGKKVNIRTDLHGKPVIVQFLPFSSTLFQKVENKSSENNQYRGVAIAVMDLQKMEQDLLQNTLSSILVITVSTGLMLAFMGWLIRKLVLLPLQKMQLSVTNSEQQEEFCLPDLPANEIGFLGSTFASVFDQLKDYKQMELAIAESKYAEVAQRYELATQAAKVWVWDWDIQTDTFVIELGIQDWLGYDNPEIPSYCRFKLWLDYIYSSDRDLFQSSLENHLEGKTTEFSCEHRLLDVHGMPHWFLSRGQAVQDDSGNVLRAIGTITDIAERKQAEIIIHQQTEREFILREITQKIRQTLDLPTVFETAVKEIRNFLNADRVGIFQFYPDSQFNDGEFVAESVLPSFTSAIAIKIHDHCFGEKYAEAYHEGRIQAVNDIHSAGLTDCHIQVLSQFQVRANLVVPLLKSDKLWGLLCIHQCANPRVWQEVEINLVKQIANQLAIAVQQASLFELLQQELAERQLTENKLTETNQKLEISNDELLRATRMKDEFLANMSHELRTPLNSILGMNEALQEQIFGTLNERQIKALQTVENSATHLLALINDILDVSKIESGQVTLDLTATSIENLCKSSLAFIKQQALTKRIQVINQIPDYLPELMLDERRIRQVLINLLNNAVKFTPEGGTITLDVSHVETTTETSYLRFAVIDTGIGISAENIQKLFQPFIQIDSALNRQYVGTGLGLALVKRIVELHGGKVGLTSEVGVGSCFSVEIPFNKSEHELGSPKLEPTESIVNSNQSESTVPPVVLLAEDNEANIGTFSSYLEVKGYRIILAKNGKELVDLAKAKKPDVILMDIQMPVLDGLEAAKQIRLDPELIDIPIIALTALVMVGDREKCLDAGANEYLTKPVKLKQLAQTIQKLLNSRIESKN